A region from the Chthonomonadales bacterium genome encodes:
- a CDS encoding long-chain fatty acid--CoA ligase, protein MLLYDIVARGAARFPDRPAVIARDAPTTYGDLQEQTAQTARGLRHLGVGVGDRVAVLLPNGLEFTLCYYAAAALGAICVPANPLLKPAELVHIWGDSGARVAVTAVPMLEHAQEARCTLPELSALVCVGGGADLPCGVTAWEEMLAAGNGGALPRPDVPDTSPAVFIYTSGTTGRPKGAMLSHRNLLANCRQIQGVLRFGEADNLICVLPLFHSFAGTVCQNASLFAGARFTIVEFFHPARVLEAVEQHRVTVFPGVPAMFGALAQFPTDRPYDFSSVRLCVSGGAPMPAALLAAFEAKFGVPVLEGDGPTECSPVTSVNPPDGVHKPGSIGLPVPGVDMRIFDDADHEVPVGEVGEIVVRGENVMLGYHGQPAETAAAMRSGWYHTGDLGRVDEDGYFFIVDRKKDMLIVGGINVYPREIEEVLYAHPTVADAAVVGAPDPLRGEEVVAIVALRPGAQASARELVAYCRRRLANYKVPRRVIFRDALPRGATGKVLKRLLRKELELGG, encoded by the coding sequence ATGCTGCTGTACGACATCGTGGCCCGCGGCGCCGCCAGGTTCCCGGACCGCCCGGCGGTGATCGCGCGCGATGCGCCCACCACCTACGGCGACCTCCAGGAACAGACGGCGCAGACTGCCCGCGGGCTTCGGCATCTTGGCGTGGGGGTGGGCGACCGCGTGGCGGTGCTCCTGCCGAACGGGCTCGAGTTTACCCTCTGCTACTACGCCGCGGCGGCCCTCGGTGCGATCTGCGTGCCCGCCAACCCGCTGCTGAAGCCCGCCGAGCTCGTGCACATCTGGGGCGATTCGGGCGCGCGCGTGGCGGTCACCGCGGTGCCGATGCTGGAGCACGCGCAGGAGGCGCGCTGTACGCTACCGGAGCTGTCGGCGCTCGTCTGCGTCGGCGGCGGCGCCGACCTGCCCTGCGGCGTGACGGCCTGGGAGGAGATGCTGGCGGCCGGCAACGGCGGGGCGCTCCCTCGCCCGGACGTGCCGGACACGAGCCCGGCGGTCTTCATCTACACCTCCGGCACCACGGGTAGGCCGAAGGGGGCCATGCTCTCCCACCGCAACCTGCTGGCCAACTGTCGCCAGATCCAGGGCGTACTGCGCTTCGGCGAGGCCGACAACCTGATCTGTGTGCTGCCGCTGTTCCACTCGTTCGCCGGCACGGTCTGCCAGAACGCCTCGCTCTTCGCCGGCGCCCGCTTCACCATCGTCGAGTTCTTTCACCCGGCGCGCGTGCTGGAGGCGGTCGAGCAGCACCGCGTCACCGTGTTCCCCGGCGTGCCGGCGATGTTCGGCGCCCTGGCGCAGTTCCCCACGGACCGCCCCTACGACTTCTCCAGCGTGCGGCTCTGCGTCTCCGGCGGCGCGCCGATGCCGGCCGCGCTGCTCGCGGCCTTCGAGGCCAAGTTCGGCGTCCCCGTGCTGGAGGGCGATGGGCCGACGGAGTGCAGCCCCGTGACGTCGGTGAACCCGCCAGACGGCGTGCACAAGCCGGGGAGCATCGGCCTGCCGGTTCCCGGGGTCGACATGCGGATCTTCGACGACGCCGACCACGAGGTGCCTGTCGGCGAGGTCGGCGAGATCGTCGTGCGTGGTGAGAACGTGATGCTCGGCTACCACGGCCAGCCAGCCGAGACGGCGGCCGCCATGCGAAGCGGATGGTACCACACGGGCGACCTGGGGCGCGTGGACGAGGACGGTTACTTTTTCATCGTCGACCGCAAGAAGGACATGCTGATCGTCGGCGGCATCAACGTCTACCCGCGCGAGATCGAGGAGGTGCTCTACGCGCATCCGACCGTTGCCGATGCGGCGGTGGTGGGCGCTCCCGACCCGCTGCGCGGCGAGGAGGTCGTGGCCATCGTGGCGCTCAGGCCGGGCGCGCAGGCGAGCGCGCGCGAGTTGGTCGCCTACTGCCGGCGGCGGCTCGCCAACTACAAGGTGCCGCGCCGAGTGATCTTCCGCGATGCGCTGCCGCGGGGCGCCACGGGCAAAGTGCTCAAGCGCCTGCTGCGCAAGGAGCTCGAGCTGGGTGGATAG
- a CDS encoding BON domain-containing protein, protein MAITIRCALHGAATLLLTACAWPLVGCNPRDAGDLRRDLRSTAEHSREALGNARIAAQVNTVLALRKGVDMSGLHVEASDGVVTVGGHVRDGAEKRRVLETVRNTRGVDRVVDRLRVAK, encoded by the coding sequence ATGGCCATCACCATTCGGTGTGCGCTGCACGGCGCGGCGACGCTGCTGCTGACGGCCTGCGCATGGCCGCTGGTCGGGTGCAACCCGCGGGACGCCGGCGACCTGCGGCGCGACCTGCGCTCCACGGCCGAGCACTCCCGCGAGGCGCTGGGCAACGCCCGCATCGCGGCGCAGGTCAACACCGTCCTCGCGCTTCGCAAGGGCGTCGACATGAGCGGCCTGCACGTCGAGGCCAGCGACGGCGTCGTCACGGTCGGCGGCCACGTGCGCGATGGCGCGGAGAAGCGCCGCGTGCTGGAGACGGTGCGCAACACGCGCGGGGTGGATCGGGTGGTCGACCGGCTGCGCGTCGCCAAGTAG
- a CDS encoding Ig-like domain-containing protein produces MASLAHSASYRRALMGWSALLKADLLALSKSWVLRGWLIALVLAEMVTVGGAIMAARGAPIAGSQVLAGHLNLFLLVWSTVIIVLSAGSVSLESDIVCDSILSRACTRAQYLYSRLATRALVVGGVYLISSAVAAYAAWRYAGADMTLATMSTGIGIVGLAMLLLLSLGILLSVAFNNTLYAVIGLLLLWYVAGSVFSFVGAEYLSPMSLTRNLPSMLRDSRAPEVLQATATASSMTLTFSKPIDPGLAETSSSYTVECPLGTVVEPETATYDRARGAVTLAGMALPAGEEARVTVRGVTDTAGNPVSIAGDTVTAAVPAVGGKPPARTTKPRARRIASSDRVPPHVVSCTAGPTSVKVTFSEPLDSKTAEDPGNYTVESPAGHILAARAATYSVGSRAVLLSGLPLTSGAPIKVTATEVKDAAGNRVARTGNSATYSEVATWKYVVGFGAPTLAFCLLSVVWYSRRDL; encoded by the coding sequence ATGGCTTCTCTCGCGCATTCGGCGAGCTATCGTCGGGCCCTGATGGGCTGGAGTGCTCTGCTTAAGGCCGACCTGCTGGCCCTGTCGAAGTCGTGGGTACTGCGGGGATGGCTGATCGCTCTGGTGCTGGCCGAGATGGTCACCGTCGGCGGCGCCATCATGGCCGCGCGCGGCGCTCCCATCGCGGGCTCCCAGGTGCTTGCCGGACACCTGAACCTGTTCCTGCTGGTCTGGAGCACGGTGATCATCGTGCTGAGCGCCGGCTCGGTCTCGCTCGAGTCGGACATCGTGTGCGACAGCATCCTGAGCCGCGCCTGCACCCGAGCGCAGTACCTCTATTCCCGCCTCGCCACGCGCGCGCTGGTCGTGGGCGGCGTCTATCTGATCTCGTCGGCCGTGGCCGCCTACGCGGCCTGGCGGTACGCGGGCGCCGACATGACCCTGGCCACGATGAGCACAGGCATCGGCATCGTGGGGCTGGCGATGCTGCTCCTGCTCTCGCTGGGCATCCTGTTGAGCGTCGCCTTCAACAACACGCTCTACGCCGTCATCGGCCTGCTGCTCCTGTGGTACGTCGCCGGATCGGTCTTCTCGTTCGTCGGCGCCGAGTACCTCTCGCCGATGAGCCTGACGCGCAACCTGCCCTCGATGCTCCGCGACTCGCGGGCGCCGGAGGTGCTTCAGGCCACCGCCACCGCCTCCAGCATGACCCTCACGTTCTCCAAGCCGATCGACCCGGGCCTGGCGGAGACATCCTCTAGCTACACCGTCGAATGCCCGCTCGGCACGGTCGTCGAGCCGGAGACCGCCACCTACGACCGCGCGCGCGGCGCCGTCACGCTCGCGGGGATGGCGCTTCCGGCCGGCGAGGAGGCGCGCGTCACCGTGCGGGGCGTCACCGACACCGCCGGCAACCCCGTAAGCATCGCCGGAGACACCGTGACAGCCGCCGTGCCCGCCGTCGGCGGTAAGCCGCCGGCGCGCACGACGAAGCCGCGCGCGCGCCGAATCGCATCGAGCGATCGCGTTCCGCCCCACGTGGTGTCGTGCACCGCCGGCCCAACGAGCGTGAAGGTGACGTTTTCGGAGCCGCTCGACAGCAAGACGGCCGAGGATCCCGGCAACTACACCGTGGAGAGCCCGGCCGGCCACATCCTGGCGGCGCGCGCGGCCACCTACAGCGTCGGATCCAGGGCGGTGCTGCTCAGCGGCCTGCCCCTCACGTCCGGCGCGCCGATCAAGGTGACGGCGACCGAAGTGAAGGACGCGGCGGGCAACCGGGTGGCGCGCACGGGCAACTCGGCCACCTACTCCGAGGTGGCCACCTGGAAGTACGTGGTCGGATTCGGCGCGCCGACCCTCGCGTTCTGCCTGCTGAGCGTGGTGTGGTATTCGCGGCGTGACCTGTAG
- a CDS encoding AAA family ATPase, with product MAAPTGQVTFLFTDIVGSTEMWERHGDAFLPVLQAHNAILQDAISRCGGYLIKTEGDAFKVAFADPAAAVRCAVLAQAALQRYRWPPDVGALHVRAAVHAGRPFVQQGDYFGPVVNRTARILGVTNGDQVLVSEEALRLAESRAPAEVRFTDLGYHPLKDLDEPIRLFQVDHPTQRAARFSPLRSLSGQPHNLPVQRTSFIGREREIEQIASLLARGDPPLLTLTGPRGIGKTRLSLQAAAERIEWFPDGVWFVRLSEARDAESAALEVADALDIPLAPRQAAMEAVRLWLASRHCLLILDDCGHIPEVGRFIRELLSGTTSLRCLATSRDTLQVEDGREVPVPGMSLPGPEADAGAVMASEAGRLFVDRVHAERAEFVLTDARARPIARLLDRLGGVPESIERAASMMRTPGLTPGKVLNALGRELARTAEGAGQVAAQRGRDLLARVREYPGLAALLQSVSAAVADVGDLDDAERICREALGLYERMGDRPGMAGALRQLGYVASLRGHHERAAALLSASLKLYREAGAPEAEAVMADLECAVRAAGQAAAPDLPLDRALAIARGI from the coding sequence GTGGCGGCCCCCACGGGCCAGGTCACGTTTCTGTTCACCGACATCGTCGGCTCCACGGAGATGTGGGAGCGGCACGGTGACGCCTTCCTCCCGGTGCTTCAGGCGCACAACGCCATCCTGCAGGACGCCATCTCGCGCTGCGGCGGCTACCTCATCAAGACCGAGGGCGACGCGTTCAAGGTGGCGTTCGCCGACCCGGCGGCCGCGGTCCGGTGCGCGGTGCTCGCGCAGGCGGCGCTCCAGCGCTACCGGTGGCCCCCCGACGTGGGCGCGCTGCACGTTCGCGCGGCTGTGCACGCCGGACGGCCCTTCGTGCAGCAGGGAGACTACTTCGGGCCGGTGGTGAACCGCACGGCGCGCATCCTGGGCGTGACGAACGGCGATCAGGTGCTGGTCTCCGAGGAGGCCTTGCGTCTGGCGGAGAGCCGCGCGCCGGCCGAGGTACGGTTCACCGACCTCGGCTACCACCCGCTGAAGGACCTGGACGAGCCGATTCGCCTCTTCCAGGTCGACCACCCGACCCAGCGGGCCGCCCGTTTCTCGCCGCTGCGCTCGCTCAGCGGCCAGCCGCACAACCTGCCGGTGCAACGCACCAGCTTCATCGGGCGCGAGCGGGAGATCGAGCAGATCGCCTCTCTCCTGGCGCGCGGCGACCCTCCCTTGCTAACGCTGACCGGCCCGCGCGGCATTGGCAAGACGCGTCTCTCGCTGCAGGCCGCCGCCGAGCGGATCGAGTGGTTCCCGGATGGCGTGTGGTTCGTGCGGCTCTCCGAGGCGCGCGATGCCGAGAGCGCGGCCCTGGAGGTGGCGGACGCGCTGGACATCCCGTTGGCGCCGCGTCAGGCCGCCATGGAGGCGGTCCGCCTGTGGCTGGCCTCCCGCCACTGCCTGCTCATCCTGGACGACTGCGGTCATATCCCCGAGGTCGGCCGCTTTATCCGGGAGCTTCTCTCAGGAACCACATCGCTGCGCTGTCTGGCCACCTCGCGCGACACGCTCCAGGTGGAGGATGGCCGCGAGGTGCCGGTTCCCGGGATGTCGCTCCCGGGCCCGGAGGCCGATGCCGGCGCCGTGATGGCCAGCGAGGCCGGACGGCTGTTCGTGGACCGCGTCCATGCCGAGCGTGCGGAGTTCGTGCTCACTGACGCCCGGGCACGGCCGATCGCGCGACTCCTCGACCGTCTTGGCGGCGTTCCAGAGTCGATCGAGCGCGCGGCGAGCATGATGCGGACGCCGGGGCTCACGCCCGGCAAGGTGCTCAACGCCCTCGGCCGCGAGCTCGCGCGCACGGCCGAGGGCGCCGGCCAGGTCGCGGCGCAGCGAGGCCGCGACCTCCTGGCGCGCGTCCGCGAGTACCCCGGCCTGGCGGCGCTGCTGCAGAGCGTGAGCGCAGCGGTCGCCGATGTCGGCGACCTCGACGACGCCGAGCGGATATGCCGCGAGGCGCTCGGCCTCTACGAGCGCATGGGCGACCGACCGGGCATGGCGGGGGCGCTCCGGCAACTCGGCTACGTGGCCTCGCTGCGGGGTCACCACGAGCGCGCGGCCGCGCTGCTTTCGGCCTCTCTGAAGCTCTACCGCGAGGCCGGCGCGCCGGAGGCCGAGGCGGTGATGGCCGACCTGGAGTGCGCGGTCCGCGCCGCCGGACAGGCGGCCGCGCCGGACCTGCCGCTGGATCGAGCGCTCGCCATCGCCAGGGGGATCTGA
- a CDS encoding endonuclease III codes for MRRAAGRRRGGRMLDATNRVREVTARLEARYGVAVREGASDAVEMLVACILSQHTSDANSHRAFESLRARFASWEAVVEAPTPAVAEAIRGAGLANTKAPRIQEALRMVREREGRFDLERLAGLPDADARHYLMSLPGVGPKTAAIVLCFALGRPVLPVDTHVFRVSWRLGLVDRRRGEGRAHDALGAIVPPELVYRFHMALIRHGRQVCRAPEPRCGLCPLTDLCAYYAACVAPAAPAQRDD; via the coding sequence ATGCGGCGCGCCGCCGGGCGGCGCCGCGGAGGCAGGATGCTCGACGCCACGAATCGGGTACGCGAGGTGACGGCCCGCCTGGAGGCGCGCTACGGCGTCGCCGTGCGCGAGGGCGCATCGGACGCGGTCGAGATGCTCGTGGCCTGCATACTCTCTCAGCACACGTCGGACGCTAACTCGCACCGGGCGTTCGAGAGCCTGCGTGCGCGGTTCGCGTCGTGGGAGGCCGTTGTCGAGGCGCCGACGCCGGCGGTGGCCGAGGCGATCCGCGGCGCGGGGCTGGCGAACACGAAGGCGCCGCGCATCCAGGAGGCGCTACGCATGGTGCGAGAGCGCGAGGGCCGCTTTGACCTCGAGCGTCTTGCCGGCCTGCCGGACGCGGACGCGCGCCACTACCTGATGTCGCTTCCCGGCGTCGGGCCGAAGACGGCGGCGATCGTGCTCTGCTTCGCGCTCGGCCGTCCGGTCCTGCCGGTCGACACACACGTGTTTCGCGTCTCCTGGCGGCTCGGACTGGTCGACCGGCGCCGCGGCGAGGGCCGCGCGCACGACGCGCTTGGAGCCATCGTGCCCCCGGAGCTCGTCTACCGGTTCCACATGGCGCTGATACGGCACGGCCGGCAGGTGTGCCGGGCGCCCGAACCACGGTGCGGGCTCTGCCCGCTTACCGACCTGTGCGCGTACTATGCGGCGTGCGTCGCCCCCGCCGCGCCCGCTCAGCGCGATGACTAG
- a CDS encoding gluconokinase, translating to MATSNAREPWVLAIDIGTSSVRAFGFDADGGAIPALHAQAMHEARTDGGAHEIDADGLVEAAAGCVDAVLRKAGPQAGAFAAVGVSSFWHSMVGVGAEGRAVSPIYTWADARPADAARHLRERLDPAAYHARTGCALHPSYFPARMLWLREADPGTWARAVRWISPGEYLMARLLGEECPSISMASATGLFDQNRQEWDPETMGVVGVEPERLRSAHRWRRSGEPTPGLTPEWARRWPALAHVPWAPCIGDGAASNLGNGCATDGRIAINLGTSGAIRVLWRAASVEIPPELWCYRLDEERPVMGAAFSDGGNVYGWMRQALALPDPVAAEHLLASRPPACHGLTFLPFLHGERSPGWRPEATATLHGLRATTTALDLLQAGLEAVVLRFALMADVLRDRFPQAREIVASGGALAESPVWASLLTDALGQPITLAPGHEATPRGAALTALRAAGALADEADAPAPDGTVLRPDPGRHETLRAALERQRDLEARLA from the coding sequence ATGGCGACGAGCAACGCGCGCGAGCCGTGGGTGCTGGCGATCGACATCGGCACCTCCTCGGTGCGGGCGTTCGGCTTCGACGCGGACGGCGGCGCGATTCCGGCGCTTCACGCACAGGCGATGCACGAGGCGCGTACCGATGGGGGCGCCCACGAGATCGACGCGGACGGCCTGGTGGAGGCCGCCGCCGGGTGCGTTGACGCCGTACTCCGCAAAGCGGGCCCGCAAGCGGGCGCGTTTGCAGCCGTCGGCGTTTCGAGCTTCTGGCACAGCATGGTGGGGGTCGGCGCGGAGGGCCGGGCCGTGAGCCCGATCTACACGTGGGCCGACGCTCGCCCCGCCGATGCGGCGCGGCACCTGCGCGAGCGGCTCGACCCCGCGGCCTATCATGCGCGCACCGGCTGTGCGCTGCACCCCAGCTACTTTCCGGCCCGCATGCTCTGGCTCCGCGAGGCGGACCCGGGGACCTGGGCCCGCGCCGTCCGGTGGATCTCGCCCGGCGAGTACCTGATGGCGCGGCTGCTGGGTGAGGAGTGTCCCTCAATCTCGATGGCCTCCGCCACCGGCCTCTTCGACCAGAACCGGCAGGAGTGGGACCCCGAGACGATGGGGGTGGTCGGCGTCGAGCCGGAGCGGCTGCGGAGCGCGCACCGCTGGCGTCGCTCCGGCGAGCCGACGCCCGGGCTCACCCCGGAGTGGGCTCGGCGCTGGCCCGCGCTGGCCCACGTGCCCTGGGCGCCCTGCATCGGCGACGGGGCCGCGAGCAACCTGGGCAACGGATGCGCGACGGACGGGCGGATCGCTATCAACCTGGGCACCTCGGGCGCCATCCGGGTGCTATGGCGCGCCGCGAGCGTCGAGATCCCACCCGAGCTCTGGTGCTATCGGCTCGATGAGGAGCGGCCGGTGATGGGCGCCGCGTTCAGCGACGGAGGCAACGTCTACGGGTGGATGCGCCAGGCGCTGGCGCTGCCGGACCCGGTTGCCGCGGAGCACCTCCTGGCATCGCGTCCGCCCGCGTGCCACGGCCTCACGTTCCTGCCGTTCCTGCACGGCGAGCGCAGCCCCGGCTGGCGCCCGGAGGCGACGGCAACACTGCACGGGCTGCGCGCCACCACGACGGCCCTCGACCTCCTGCAGGCCGGCCTTGAGGCAGTCGTCCTCCGCTTTGCCCTGATGGCCGATGTGCTGCGGGATCGCTTCCCGCAGGCTCGCGAGATCGTGGCGTCCGGCGGCGCGCTGGCGGAGTCGCCAGTGTGGGCGTCGCTCCTGACCGACGCGCTGGGGCAGCCGATCACCCTTGCGCCGGGCCACGAGGCGACGCCTCGTGGCGCCGCGCTGACGGCGCTGCGCGCCGCGGGCGCCCTGGCCGACGAGGCGGACGCACCGGCGCCCGATGGAACCGTGCTGCGCCCGGACCCTGGCCGGCACGAGACGCTGCGCGCGGCGCTGGAGCGGCAGCGCGATCTCGAAGCGCGTCTGGCGTAG
- a CDS encoding ABC transporter ATP-binding protein: MPILQTHALTKIYGNRLIAVNGINLTVEPGWVFGLLGPNGAGKTTLLKLLLGLQRPTAGRAELFGSRVGPNAASLRQRVGYLPTNPRFPPTMSPISYLDLIGQLFGMGAQERKPRLASLIRAVDLLPHASRSIKGFSTGQTTRLGIAASLMNDPELLIWDEPTSGLDPAGRKYTLDLIRELGKTKTIVVSSHILTDIDRVCDHVGIVHDGKLIYCGSVRHLKQTIGRNNVDLEVDGPWAQLEDLTRRAEATEGVVGCERRGDQLTLRFRPTEQLAAPLGRILMAATELGVDVLSVSSTRGQTEEAFIRLLEADQADGFSRAFGELSSGPDGLECSA; this comes from the coding sequence ATGCCCATTCTGCAGACCCACGCGCTGACCAAGATCTACGGCAATCGCCTGATCGCCGTCAACGGCATCAACCTGACCGTGGAGCCCGGTTGGGTGTTCGGCCTTCTCGGTCCGAACGGCGCCGGCAAGACGACGCTGCTGAAGCTCCTTCTGGGGCTTCAGCGGCCGACGGCGGGCCGTGCCGAGCTCTTCGGCTCCCGGGTGGGGCCGAATGCCGCCAGCCTCCGCCAGCGCGTGGGCTACCTGCCCACAAACCCCAGGTTCCCCCCGACGATGTCGCCGATCTCCTACCTTGACCTGATCGGTCAGCTGTTCGGCATGGGAGCCCAGGAGCGCAAGCCACGCCTCGCCAGCCTGATCCGGGCGGTCGACCTGCTCCCGCACGCCTCGCGCTCCATCAAGGGCTTCTCAACCGGGCAGACGACGCGCCTCGGGATCGCGGCCTCGCTCATGAACGACCCGGAGCTTCTCATCTGGGACGAGCCAACCTCCGGCCTGGATCCCGCGGGCCGCAAGTACACGCTCGACCTGATCCGCGAGCTCGGCAAGACGAAGACCATCGTGGTCTCGTCGCACATCCTCACGGACATCGACCGCGTCTGCGATCACGTCGGTATCGTGCACGATGGCAAGCTGATCTATTGCGGGTCGGTGCGCCACCTCAAACAGACGATCGGGCGCAACAACGTGGACCTGGAGGTGGACGGTCCCTGGGCCCAACTCGAGGACCTGACCCGCCGCGCCGAGGCGACAGAGGGCGTCGTCGGGTGCGAGCGGCGAGGCGACCAGCTCACCCTACGGTTCCGACCGACCGAGCAGCTCGCCGCGCCGCTCGGCCGCATCCTGATGGCCGCAACCGAGCTCGGCGTCGACGTCCTCTCGGTTTCGTCCACCCGTGGGCAGACGGAGGAGGCGTTCATCCGGCTGCTGGAGGCTGACCAGGCCGATGGCTTCTCTCGCGCATTCGGCGAGCTATCGTCGGGCCCTGATGGGCTGGAGTGCTCTGCTTAA
- a CDS encoding acetylxylan esterase: MHVQSLERLSPAQWFYDIRDQLKNHVYARSERAFARGDAVRDALASPTDVLHYQATLRERFIRSLGGLPESPPDLQASVTGEARGDGWRVERILYQSRPDTYVTANLYLPDDIDGPRPAVLFLCGHATEGKTYPEYQAVCQILALSGLVVLAQDPIGQGERLSYHEPALGAPTIDACCPEHDHAGAQCVPIGDSIARYFLHDAMRGLDLLAARPEVDAARIGVTGNSGGGTQSSLLMLADPRLAAAAPGTFIMNRATYMRSGGAQDAEQIWPGFTAAGYDHEDILIAQAPRPVRVLAVTGDFFPIEGTRRTVERCRRVWELFGRGDEVDLAEDRSGHAYTRPLARAAASFFGQHLLGAAAQVDERRVQPLEARQLWCTRSGQVRGDLPGARAVFETNLDRLRGVAAKREAVPAAERRARATEWLRERVARHRTPCALNPRLYREDRLDEMTVTAAIWWSQPDLLGHAFLFRRFDRAGDTLPVTIALWDGGTSCLVPHVRWLRRECEAGRAVMVLDVAGTGALEPHSLHEGYPPEGFYGVIHKLADDLTWLDDSLAALRVHSVLRALDLLAELPGTEGKGVRARAEGRTGTYGRIAAAIDARIERVDVSDPAPPAAEWAASRHYDSHGIKALMIPGMLSVLDLPDLPGTPDG; the protein is encoded by the coding sequence ATGCACGTACAAAGCCTGGAGCGTTTGTCGCCCGCGCAGTGGTTCTACGATATTCGCGACCAGCTCAAGAACCACGTCTACGCCCGCTCCGAGCGCGCGTTCGCCCGCGGCGACGCGGTGCGGGACGCCCTCGCATCGCCCACCGACGTGCTGCACTACCAGGCAACCCTGCGTGAGCGCTTCATCCGTAGCCTGGGCGGCCTTCCGGAATCGCCGCCTGACCTACAGGCCAGCGTGACCGGCGAGGCGCGCGGCGACGGGTGGCGGGTGGAGCGCATCCTGTACCAATCGCGGCCGGATACCTACGTCACGGCCAACCTCTACTTGCCGGACGACATCGATGGCCCACGCCCGGCGGTCCTCTTCCTCTGCGGGCACGCCACCGAGGGCAAGACGTACCCGGAGTACCAGGCCGTGTGCCAGATCCTGGCGCTCAGCGGCCTCGTCGTGCTCGCGCAGGACCCCATCGGCCAGGGCGAGCGCCTGAGCTACCACGAGCCCGCCCTCGGCGCGCCGACCATCGACGCCTGCTGTCCCGAGCACGACCACGCCGGCGCCCAGTGCGTGCCCATCGGCGACAGCATCGCGCGCTACTTCCTGCACGATGCCATGCGTGGCCTCGACCTGCTCGCCGCGCGTCCCGAGGTCGACGCCGCGCGCATCGGCGTTACCGGCAACTCGGGCGGCGGCACACAGTCCTCCCTGCTGATGCTGGCCGACCCCCGCCTGGCGGCGGCCGCGCCCGGCACCTTCATCATGAACCGCGCCACCTACATGCGCTCGGGCGGCGCACAGGATGCCGAGCAGATATGGCCGGGGTTCACCGCCGCCGGCTACGACCACGAGGACATCCTGATCGCGCAGGCCCCCAGACCGGTGCGCGTGCTTGCCGTCACCGGCGACTTCTTCCCCATCGAGGGCACGCGCCGCACCGTCGAGCGATGCCGCCGCGTATGGGAGCTGTTCGGCAGAGGCGACGAGGTCGACCTGGCAGAGGATCGCTCCGGCCACGCCTACACGCGCCCGCTGGCTCGGGCGGCCGCCTCCTTCTTCGGTCAGCACCTCCTGGGCGCCGCCGCGCAGGTCGACGAGCGCCGCGTCCAGCCGCTCGAGGCCCGGCAACTGTGGTGCACGCGGTCCGGACAGGTGCGCGGGGACCTCCCCGGCGCGCGGGCCGTGTTCGAGACCAACCTCGACCGGCTGCGCGGCGTCGCCGCGAAACGGGAGGCCGTTCCGGCCGCCGAGCGCCGGGCGCGCGCCACCGAGTGGCTGCGGGAGCGCGTCGCGCGGCACCGCACGCCCTGCGCGCTCAACCCGCGCCTCTACCGCGAGGACCGCCTGGACGAGATGACCGTGACGGCGGCGATCTGGTGGTCACAGCCCGACCTGCTCGGCCACGCCTTCCTGTTCCGCCGGTTCGACCGTGCGGGCGACACGCTGCCCGTGACGATCGCCCTATGGGACGGCGGCACCTCCTGTCTGGTTCCACACGTTCGCTGGCTGCGCCGCGAGTGCGAGGCCGGCCGCGCGGTGATGGTGCTGGATGTGGCCGGCACGGGGGCGCTGGAGCCTCACTCGCTGCACGAGGGATACCCGCCCGAGGGGTTCTACGGCGTGATCCACAAGCTCGCCGACGACCTGACCTGGCTTGACGACAGCCTGGCCGCGCTGCGCGTACACAGCGTGCTGCGCGCGCTGGACCTGCTGGCCGAGCTACCGGGAACGGAGGGCAAGGGCGTGCGCGCGCGGGCGGAGGGCCGAACCGGCACCTACGGTCGGATTGCCGCGGCGATCGACGCCCGAATCGAGCGCGTCGACGTAAGCGATCCCGCCCCGCCCGCCGCGGAATGGGCCGCATCGCGGCACTACGACTCGCACGGCATCAAGGCGCTGATGATCCCCGGCATGCTGAGCGTGCTCGACCTGCCCGACCTGCCGGGAACGCCCGACGGGTGA